One genomic region from Fictibacillus marinisediminis encodes:
- a CDS encoding NlpC/P60 family protein has translation MKYIKKWTGTVLAAGLVFSMFAGTAQAAKPSQSHDLSPDTAYVDVAAATLWTKPAETRPLDAPSLSNPVDLRKWTTSMTYEEKIWLVGPLETQALYGNKVTITDEQGDWVKVAVDGQPTPRLEAGYPGWMPKSQLVYNKKFAKEENKPFALIKSPTAWLYKEKSLKHTDLELSYNTRLPVHKIKGSSVSVLTPDGKTRYLDRKDVQVYLSEDSIPVPTGEDLVNEGKKFLGLPYLWAGASGFGFDCSGFTHTLYKAAGITIPRDSGPQSRAGTPVAKEDLKKGDLLFFAYNSGKGSVHHVGMYAGDGMMIHSPNSSTTVRIDKIEGIYAQEFAGARRYLP, from the coding sequence ATGAAGTACATAAAAAAATGGACAGGTACGGTTTTAGCTGCCGGTCTGGTTTTCTCAATGTTTGCCGGTACGGCACAGGCCGCCAAACCTTCCCAGTCACATGATTTATCACCTGACACGGCCTATGTAGATGTTGCTGCTGCGACATTGTGGACGAAACCGGCAGAAACAAGGCCTTTAGATGCGCCATCCTTAAGCAACCCCGTAGATCTAAGAAAATGGACGACGAGTATGACCTATGAAGAGAAGATTTGGCTTGTTGGGCCTCTGGAAACCCAAGCATTATACGGAAACAAGGTAACGATAACGGACGAGCAGGGAGACTGGGTAAAAGTAGCTGTTGATGGTCAGCCAACCCCTCGACTCGAAGCAGGATACCCAGGCTGGATGCCAAAATCACAGCTGGTGTACAACAAAAAATTTGCCAAAGAAGAGAACAAGCCTTTTGCCTTGATCAAAAGTCCAACAGCATGGCTGTACAAGGAAAAATCATTGAAGCATACTGATCTTGAATTAAGCTACAATACCAGGCTGCCCGTTCACAAAATAAAAGGTTCCTCTGTTAGCGTGCTTACACCAGATGGAAAGACAAGATATCTTGACCGCAAGGATGTTCAAGTCTATCTCTCAGAAGACTCCATTCCGGTACCAACCGGTGAGGACCTTGTAAATGAAGGCAAGAAATTCCTGGGGCTGCCTTACTTATGGGCCGGTGCTTCCGGATTTGGATTCGACTGCTCAGGATTTACCCATACGCTCTATAAAGCAGCAGGAATTACAATCCCTCGAGATTCTGGACCCCAATCCCGAGCTGGTACACCCGTTGCAAAAGAAGACTTGAAAAAGGGGGATCTTCTCTTCTTCGCCTATAATTCAGGAAAAGGAAGCGTTCACCATGTAGGAATGTATGCAGGTGACGGCATGATGATCCATTCTCCAAACTCAAGCACAACGGTAAGAATTGATAAAATTGAAGGAATTTACGCACAGGAATTTGCCGGGGCAAGAAGGTACCTTCCATAA
- a CDS encoding BMC domain-containing protein, giving the protein MGEALGLIETKGLVGAIEAADAMVKAANVEICGYEKVGFGLVTVMVRGDVGAVKAATDAGASAASRVGELVSVHVIPRPHSEIERAMLSKGE; this is encoded by the coding sequence ATGGGAGAAGCTCTAGGCTTGATCGAAACAAAGGGCCTTGTCGGGGCGATTGAGGCAGCAGATGCAATGGTAAAAGCTGCAAACGTCGAGATCTGCGGCTATGAAAAAGTAGGCTTCGGACTTGTTACAGTTATGGTCAGAGGAGATGTTGGAGCAGTGAAGGCTGCAACAGATGCAGGCGCCAGTGCGGCAAGCCGAGTGGGAGAACTCGTATCCGTTCATGTGATCCCGCGGCCTCATAGTGAAATCGAAAGAGCAATGCTTTCTAAAGGAGAGTAA
- a CDS encoding UbiD family decarboxylase — protein MNPSSLRALLDHWEADNKLLRVKKEVNPLYELGAVLNARQGRQPFYFEKVKGYSSPMVGGLGGDRALLADSIGIAPDQFVPKIIDSIVSPIPTRLIGTGPVHENVVLEPFDLDALFPIPTYHGDDSGAYYVSGILVVKDTSGKKRYTSIRRMQFLGENKTNVLITSPELLQQFYEYEERGEPMEVAVMFGVVPAVVLSSQISTHLYHADKLDVAGSLIGKPLDVVQCKTVDLEVLAEAEIVLEGKMIPHEREMEGPFGELAGFYGTRAPQPVIEFSAVTYRDNAICQTIFPSSYEERLPMALVREATLLSTVRQTVPNVKQVHITMGGVARFHAVIQIEKRSEGDGKQAAIAAFASDKDLKHVIVVDEDVDIFDPEDVEWAMAVRVQADQDIFIVPGAKGSPLEASHNVRGVTAKMGIDATVPLAHKESFKRTSIPFGPIDLEDYL, from the coding sequence ATGAACCCTTCTTCACTGCGTGCCCTGCTTGACCACTGGGAAGCGGATAATAAACTTCTCAGGGTGAAAAAAGAAGTAAACCCCCTGTATGAGCTCGGAGCTGTTCTCAATGCCAGGCAGGGGAGGCAGCCGTTCTACTTTGAAAAAGTAAAAGGCTACTCTTCACCCATGGTTGGCGGCTTAGGCGGGGATCGTGCCCTCCTGGCGGACAGCATCGGCATTGCACCGGATCAGTTTGTTCCAAAGATTATTGATTCAATTGTTTCCCCGATCCCAACACGATTGATCGGAACAGGACCGGTTCATGAAAACGTGGTTCTGGAGCCATTTGATCTGGATGCGCTCTTTCCTATTCCAACCTATCACGGAGATGATTCCGGCGCTTATTATGTTTCAGGAATTCTTGTCGTGAAAGATACAAGCGGAAAAAAGAGATATACATCGATCAGAAGGATGCAATTCTTAGGTGAAAACAAGACGAACGTGCTGATTACCTCTCCTGAACTTCTCCAGCAATTTTATGAGTATGAAGAGCGCGGTGAACCGATGGAAGTCGCTGTGATGTTTGGAGTAGTGCCTGCTGTGGTGCTCAGTTCCCAGATCAGCACACATCTGTATCATGCAGATAAACTTGATGTTGCGGGTTCTTTGATCGGCAAACCGCTTGATGTGGTGCAGTGCAAAACCGTGGATCTGGAGGTTTTGGCAGAAGCGGAAATCGTTCTGGAAGGCAAAATGATCCCGCATGAACGTGAGATGGAAGGCCCGTTCGGAGAACTCGCTGGTTTTTATGGTACAAGAGCTCCTCAGCCAGTTATTGAATTTTCAGCGGTAACCTACAGAGACAATGCCATCTGCCAGACGATCTTTCCTTCGAGCTATGAGGAGAGGCTTCCGATGGCGCTTGTACGGGAAGCCACACTTCTGAGTACGGTCAGACAGACGGTGCCGAACGTGAAACAAGTCCATATTACAATGGGCGGAGTGGCAAGATTTCATGCGGTAATTCAGATTGAAAAGAGGTCGGAAGGTGACGGGAAGCAAGCGGCGATTGCTGCCTTTGCGAGTGATAAGGACTTAAAGCACGTTATTGTGGTAGATGAAGATGTGGATATCTTTGACCCGGAGGATGTGGAATGGGCGATGGCTGTAAGAGTACAGGCCGATCAGGATATTTTTATCGTACCCGGTGCAAAAGGCTCTCCGCTGGAAGCGTCTCACAATGTCAGGGGAGTCACAGCGAAAATGGGGATTGACGCTACCGTGCCGCTGGCCCATAAGGAATCGTTCAAACGTACGTCCATACCGTTCGGGCCCATTGATCTGGAAGATTATTTGTAA
- a CDS encoding cyclase family protein, with amino-acid sequence MGVKLVDLSQEIYQGMPVFPLHQKTMIFPNISHEESMKKIGFPFATNNLLINEHGPTHSDATYEYDPNGKYIDEMPLEFFYGPAVCLDLSHVHPEEYITPQELENALDASGQILQKGDICLLYTGHYNRAYGTEEWLTRYSGLDYSGARWLAEKGVVNIGIDSPAIDNPLDPDYSGHLICKEFGITNTENLCNLDQVAGMRFLYFGLPLRIRKGTGSPVRAVAVFIE; translated from the coding sequence ATGGGTGTGAAACTTGTAGATTTGTCACAGGAAATCTATCAGGGTATGCCTGTTTTTCCGCTGCATCAAAAAACAATGATCTTTCCAAACATTTCTCATGAAGAAAGCATGAAGAAGATCGGATTTCCGTTCGCGACCAACAATCTTTTGATCAATGAACACGGCCCTACCCACAGCGATGCCACGTATGAGTATGATCCCAATGGAAAATACATCGATGAGATGCCGCTGGAATTCTTTTACGGGCCCGCCGTATGCCTGGACTTGTCTCATGTTCATCCAGAAGAGTATATTACTCCGCAGGAGCTGGAAAACGCGCTGGACGCTTCCGGCCAGATTTTGCAAAAAGGAGACATCTGCCTGTTATATACTGGCCACTACAACAGAGCTTACGGGACGGAGGAATGGCTGACACGTTATTCCGGTTTAGATTACAGCGGAGCACGGTGGCTTGCTGAAAAAGGAGTAGTCAATATCGGGATCGATTCCCCGGCTATCGATAACCCGCTTGATCCGGATTACTCCGGCCATCTTATCTGCAAGGAATTTGGCATAACCAATACAGAAAATCTATGTAATCTTGATCAGGTTGCCGGTATGCGTTTTCTGTATTTCGGACTGCCGTTGAGAATACGAAAAGGGACGGGATCCCCGGTTCGAGCGGTTGCCGTATTCATTGAATAA
- a CDS encoding EutN/CcmL family microcompartment protein, translating into MQMGLVIGRVTATRKDEKLIGTKLLITQPIGISESPQQMPIIAVDTVGAGVGEKVLYVTGSMASRAAADKDAPIDAAIVGIIDSLDWERSGG; encoded by the coding sequence ATGCAAATGGGTTTAGTTATTGGACGGGTAACAGCAACCAGAAAAGATGAAAAGCTGATAGGTACGAAACTGCTGATCACCCAGCCGATCGGTATCAGTGAATCTCCTCAGCAAATGCCGATCATCGCTGTTGATACGGTGGGGGCGGGAGTAGGAGAAAAAGTTTTATATGTCACAGGCAGTATGGCTTCGCGGGCAGCAGCTGACAAAGATGCCCCTATAGATGCAGCAATCGTAGGAATTATTGATAGCCTGGATTGGGAAAGGTCAGGAGGTTGA
- a CDS encoding VOC family protein produces MKFKEIKLFTHCLVEQRNFYHQLLGLPLLKEDGSSFGVAVGSTLLTFRSTNEESYYHIAFTIPKNAFSEAKKWISSFVSLNFVEGKDEIYFGNWDANACYFYDSAGNVVELIARHSMNYSINHPFTSKDILAISEIGMPVKDVRKAANQLKAALGVSTYHGENETFAPLGNEEGLLIVSDNSRTWLGSNKQAKIFPIELVMDSPISVTRLDGYPYTFSSKKASADG; encoded by the coding sequence ATGAAGTTTAAAGAGATTAAACTGTTTACACATTGTCTTGTTGAACAGCGTAATTTTTATCATCAGCTTCTTGGCTTGCCATTGTTGAAGGAAGACGGCAGCTCGTTTGGGGTTGCTGTCGGATCGACCTTGCTTACTTTTCGTTCAACGAACGAGGAAAGCTACTATCATATTGCGTTTACGATACCGAAAAATGCTTTTTCGGAAGCAAAAAAATGGATCAGTTCCTTCGTTTCGCTGAATTTCGTGGAAGGAAAGGACGAAATCTATTTCGGGAACTGGGATGCCAATGCCTGTTATTTTTATGATTCAGCGGGAAATGTGGTCGAATTGATCGCTCGGCATAGTATGAATTATTCAATCAATCATCCCTTTACGAGCAAGGATATTTTAGCCATCAGCGAGATTGGTATGCCAGTAAAAGATGTCCGGAAAGCTGCAAACCAACTAAAAGCAGCTTTGGGGGTAAGTACGTATCATGGAGAAAATGAAACATTTGCACCACTCGGAAACGAAGAGGGGCTGCTGATTGTTTCTGATAACAGCAGAACATGGCTTGGTTCTAATAAGCAGGCAAAAATCTTTCCGATTGAGCTTGTAATGGATAGTCCAATATCTGTAACACGGCTGGATGGTTATCCTTACACGTTCAGCAGCAAAAAAGCGTCAGCAGACGGCTAA
- a CDS encoding BMC domain-containing protein, with protein MNAIGMIETRGLTAAIEALDAMAKAANIKMTGFKKVGSGLVTVIIEGDVAAVSSAIEVGRQAHTQTGGELISSNVIPRPHPELSKIL; from the coding sequence TTGAATGCAATTGGCATGATTGAAACGAGAGGCCTGACTGCAGCGATTGAGGCACTGGACGCCATGGCCAAAGCGGCAAATATAAAGATGACAGGATTTAAAAAAGTCGGCTCAGGCCTTGTCACCGTCATTATTGAAGGAGATGTAGCCGCTGTGTCGTCTGCCATCGAAGTAGGCAGGCAGGCCCACACCCAGACGGGGGGAGAACTGATTTCTTCTAATGTCATTCCCCGGCCTCACCCCGAATTGTCCAAAATTCTATAA
- a CDS encoding BMC domain-containing protein yields MYALGMIETVGYCAAVSAADAAVKAADVKIAAIEKVIGVRGALGVTLHLSGDVAAVASAVEAGKKEAERVGTVISAHVIPRTHTNVAEMLLSKFTLNSGDAAKE; encoded by the coding sequence TTGTATGCATTAGGCATGATTGAGACGGTAGGATATTGTGCCGCTGTTTCAGCAGCTGACGCGGCTGTTAAAGCGGCTGACGTAAAGATAGCCGCCATCGAGAAGGTGATCGGGGTTCGCGGCGCTCTTGGTGTTACCTTGCATTTGAGCGGAGATGTCGCCGCTGTTGCTTCAGCAGTAGAAGCAGGAAAAAAAGAGGCAGAGAGGGTGGGTACTGTCATTTCAGCACACGTCATTCCAAGAACCCATACGAATGTGGCGGAAATGCTTCTGTCAAAGTTTACCTTGAATTCAGGCGATGCGGCGAAGGAATAG
- a CDS encoding UbiX family flavin prenyltransferase, with protein sequence MARNKRIVVGITGASGSLYGYSLVRALHQLGVETHLIVTEMGEKVLQFECGVGMETVKQYAEVHSNKNLFASVASGSFLTDGMVVVPCSMNTLGAMANGVGDTLLSRSASVMLKEKRQLIVVPREAPFHLIHLQNMTRLAEAGACIMPASPGFYHKPKEIWELINFMSGRILDMLGIDHELLQRWGEKA encoded by the coding sequence ATGGCCCGAAACAAACGAATCGTTGTAGGAATTACCGGAGCGAGCGGATCATTATATGGCTACTCGCTCGTCCGGGCCCTGCATCAGCTTGGGGTAGAAACCCATTTGATCGTGACGGAAATGGGAGAGAAAGTCTTGCAGTTTGAGTGCGGTGTAGGAATGGAGACGGTGAAACAATATGCAGAAGTGCACAGCAACAAGAACCTGTTTGCCTCTGTGGCGAGCGGCTCCTTTTTAACAGACGGGATGGTTGTTGTGCCATGTTCCATGAACACGTTGGGCGCGATGGCCAATGGTGTAGGAGATACCTTATTGAGCCGGTCGGCCAGTGTCATGCTGAAAGAGAAAAGGCAGCTGATTGTCGTTCCAAGGGAAGCGCCGTTTCACCTGATCCATCTTCAGAACATGACGAGGCTTGCTGAAGCGGGTGCCTGCATTATGCCGGCCTCACCCGGGTTTTACCATAAACCGAAAGAGATATGGGAACTGATTAATTTTATGTCCGGCCGGATTCTGGACATGTTGGGCATTGATCATGAGCTTCTACAACGATGGGGGGAGAAAGCATGA
- the ade gene encoding adenine deaminase, whose protein sequence is MDTKGIKEAIQWRKLIDVLLDAKQFADTVLKGGQFINVITREIYQADVAIKGEYILMAGDCERLIGPSTKVENVAGHYICPGFIDSHMHFESAMLTVTEFSKLSIPTGTTTLVADPHEIGNVLGVHGMQEMVREAKTLPNNVFFTVPCLTPDAPGLETAGQDITSADMKELLNDPHVQGIGEIQGFSNVRPVFENAPELIDDLIASVSYAKSIGKTIEGNAPALFGEELAAHIISGGTHVSCHETTTKEEMVEKLRYGVSVFMREGSSQRNMAECIRAITEEGMDSRRAILVSDDMVPEDLMNSGHMNDIVRRTIAQGIDPVEAIQMVTINPAAHFGFRDIGVLTPGKRADIAVISDLINMTVDQVYLSGRKAAQQNKLTTDIPSYTYPESVKCSVKRKPVKAQDLVLASQASSAKVRAIEVIPDQNLTGAREFELKVKDGIIQPCLQQDVLPLLVIERHGRSGRIGKTFIHGFKLKRGAIAESVAHDTHNIIVTGTNYDDMVTAVNRVIAMNGGLALILDGKVVGDMALNIGGLMTDEMTGVEVSEKITELHRLAQEELGCGIHVPFMHLSFLSLVTSPEWKITDMGLIDVDRFQVIPTVL, encoded by the coding sequence ATGGATACAAAAGGTATTAAAGAAGCCATCCAGTGGCGGAAACTCATTGATGTGCTGCTTGATGCCAAACAATTTGCAGATACCGTATTAAAAGGCGGACAATTTATCAATGTCATAACCCGTGAGATCTATCAGGCCGATGTGGCTATAAAAGGGGAATATATCCTGATGGCAGGGGACTGCGAAAGACTGATTGGTCCTTCCACAAAGGTTGAAAATGTCGCCGGCCACTATATTTGTCCCGGTTTTATTGATTCGCATATGCATTTTGAAAGCGCAATGCTTACGGTTACTGAATTTTCCAAGCTGTCCATTCCTACAGGAACAACGACACTTGTTGCGGATCCCCATGAGATTGGTAATGTCCTCGGTGTTCATGGCATGCAGGAGATGGTCAGGGAGGCAAAGACGCTTCCTAACAACGTATTTTTTACAGTGCCATGCCTGACTCCAGATGCGCCGGGATTGGAGACGGCCGGCCAGGATATCACATCAGCGGATATGAAGGAACTGCTAAACGATCCTCATGTCCAGGGAATTGGTGAAATACAGGGGTTCAGCAATGTCAGGCCTGTGTTTGAGAACGCCCCTGAATTGATAGACGATTTGATTGCTTCGGTCTCTTATGCCAAAAGCATCGGCAAAACGATCGAGGGAAATGCTCCGGCCTTGTTTGGAGAAGAGCTCGCCGCTCATATTATCAGCGGAGGTACCCATGTATCCTGCCATGAGACAACAACGAAAGAAGAAATGGTGGAGAAACTTCGCTACGGAGTAAGTGTGTTTATGCGGGAGGGTTCATCTCAGCGGAATATGGCCGAGTGCATCCGGGCGATCACGGAAGAAGGCATGGATTCGAGGCGAGCCATCCTTGTTTCGGATGATATGGTGCCAGAAGACTTAATGAATTCCGGTCATATGAATGATATCGTCAGAAGGACGATTGCCCAGGGGATTGATCCGGTGGAAGCGATTCAGATGGTGACGATCAATCCGGCGGCTCACTTCGGCTTCAGGGATATCGGGGTACTGACACCAGGAAAGCGCGCAGACATCGCTGTAATCAGCGATCTTATTAACATGACGGTTGACCAAGTGTATCTTAGCGGCAGAAAGGCGGCACAACAGAATAAACTGACGACAGATATTCCCTCCTATACGTATCCTGAAAGTGTGAAGTGTTCTGTGAAAAGGAAACCGGTAAAAGCGCAAGATCTAGTGCTGGCGTCGCAAGCCTCAAGCGCAAAGGTAAGAGCGATCGAAGTGATACCCGATCAAAATCTTACAGGTGCCCGTGAATTTGAACTGAAAGTAAAAGACGGCATCATTCAGCCTTGCCTTCAGCAGGATGTTCTTCCGCTCCTGGTGATCGAACGGCACGGCAGAAGCGGAAGAATCGGGAAAACATTTATTCATGGATTTAAGCTGAAAAGAGGCGCGATTGCAGAAAGCGTCGCCCATGACACACATAATATCATCGTGACCGGTACTAACTATGACGACATGGTTACAGCAGTCAACCGGGTTATTGCTATGAATGGCGGCCTGGCGCTAATCCTTGACGGAAAAGTAGTTGGGGATATGGCACTCAATATAGGCGGGCTGATGACCGATGAGATGACAGGCGTGGAGGTCAGTGAAAAGATTACAGAACTTCACAGGCTCGCCCAAGAAGAATTGGGATGCGGGATCCACGTGCCCTTTATGCATTTATCTTTTCTCTCACTCGTTACAAGCCCTGAGTGGAAGATTACCGACATGGGCCTTATTGATGTCGACCGCTTCCAAGTCATTCCAACAGTATTGTAA
- a CDS encoding winged helix-turn-helix transcriptional regulator has translation MKERKKKYFHPIEVTLDVVCGKWKGVILCLLQEKDFRFGELKEKLFAVTPKVLTQQLRELEEDGLITRTVYPQVPPKVVYSLTPYGKDLEETLRMMEKWGKTHQEKVGYEFEEEISEAGLS, from the coding sequence ATGAAGGAAAGAAAGAAAAAATATTTTCATCCTATTGAGGTAACATTGGATGTGGTTTGCGGGAAATGGAAAGGCGTAATTCTTTGTCTGCTTCAGGAGAAAGACTTTCGCTTTGGGGAATTAAAGGAGAAGCTTTTTGCTGTCACACCGAAAGTGCTGACGCAACAGCTACGAGAACTGGAAGAAGACGGGCTGATCACAAGAACCGTATATCCCCAAGTGCCTCCAAAGGTGGTTTATTCCCTTACACCATACGGTAAAGATCTTGAGGAGACTTTGCGTATGATGGAAAAGTGGGGGAAAACTCATCAGGAAAAAGTAGGATATGAGTTTGAAGAAGAGATCAGTGAGGCAGGTTTATCTTAA
- a CDS encoding 5'-deoxyadenosine deaminase, with product MPSILIKNAEIVTMNAQEEIVQGDLYIENNRITDIGLSLDYQADKTIDATNRTIIPGFIQTHIHLCQSLFRGQADDLELMDWLKQKIWPLEASHDEESLYYSAMLGIGELIQSGTTTIVDMETVNHTDFAFQAIAKGGIRALSGKVMMDKGEEVPIGLQESTSKSLQQSVDLLEKWHGKENGRIQYAFCPRFVVSCTEELLTEVQKLSGRHGVCVHTHAAENRGEIALVEQETGMRNVVYLDHIGLANERLILAHCVWLDDEEKNIIKKRKVKVSHCPGSNLKLSSGIADVPDMLQQGIHLSLGADGAPCNNNLDMLNEMRLAALIQKPVHGPTAMNAKTVFRMATIGGARAVGMDHEIGSLEVGKKADLAILNLNDFHLYPSYGVDTISRIVYSATRADVETTIIDGEVVMENRMLKNMDKNVVLHETNRCIGRLMKRIEAAFM from the coding sequence ATGCCATCGATACTTATAAAAAATGCAGAAATTGTAACGATGAATGCACAGGAAGAGATCGTTCAAGGAGATCTTTACATTGAAAACAACCGCATAACTGATATTGGCTTAAGCCTTGATTATCAGGCGGATAAAACCATAGATGCTACAAACAGAACCATCATCCCCGGGTTTATTCAAACGCATATCCATCTGTGCCAATCCTTGTTCAGAGGACAAGCAGATGATCTGGAACTAATGGATTGGCTGAAACAGAAAATCTGGCCGCTCGAAGCATCCCATGATGAAGAATCCCTTTATTATTCGGCCATGCTTGGAATTGGAGAACTGATTCAGAGCGGTACCACTACGATCGTTGATATGGAGACCGTCAATCATACGGATTTTGCGTTTCAGGCTATTGCGAAGGGCGGTATTCGTGCACTTTCCGGTAAAGTGATGATGGATAAAGGGGAAGAAGTTCCAATCGGATTGCAGGAGAGCACATCAAAATCTCTTCAGCAAAGCGTCGACCTGCTTGAAAAGTGGCATGGAAAAGAGAATGGAAGGATACAATATGCCTTCTGTCCACGCTTTGTGGTTTCCTGTACGGAGGAGCTGCTTACAGAAGTTCAGAAACTTTCAGGCCGCCATGGTGTTTGTGTTCACACCCATGCAGCGGAAAATCGCGGAGAGATCGCACTGGTAGAACAGGAAACCGGAATGCGCAATGTGGTTTATCTTGACCATATCGGGCTTGCCAATGAGAGGCTGATTCTGGCGCATTGTGTCTGGCTTGATGATGAGGAAAAGAACATTATAAAAAAGCGGAAGGTAAAAGTAAGCCATTGTCCAGGGTCAAACCTGAAGCTTTCCTCAGGAATCGCCGACGTGCCAGACATGCTGCAGCAAGGAATTCATCTCAGCTTAGGTGCAGACGGTGCACCCTGTAATAACAATTTGGACATGTTGAATGAAATGAGGCTTGCAGCGCTGATTCAAAAGCCAGTCCATGGGCCTACAGCCATGAATGCGAAAACCGTATTTCGGATGGCGACCATCGGAGGAGCCCGGGCAGTAGGAATGGATCATGAGATCGGCAGCCTTGAGGTTGGAAAAAAGGCGGATCTTGCTATTTTAAACCTGAATGATTTTCATTTGTATCCCTCTTATGGTGTAGACACGATCTCTCGTATCGTCTATTCGGCCACACGGGCCGACGTCGAAACGACGATTATTGATGGAGAAGTGGTGATGGAGAACCGCATGTTGAAGAACATGGATAAGAATGTGGTCCTTCACGAAACGAATAGATGCATCGGCCGTCTGATGAAACGGATTGAAGCCGCTTTTATGTAA
- a CDS encoding DUF1989 domain-containing protein → MPIDHKYRIKEEIIIPPYEARSMLVKAGEELVIIDMEGKQVGDFVCFSLNDHNEHVSPVHMRASLSSIRLKEGDFLYSNRRRPLMQLLQDTVGKHDFFFPACDYYRYKVDFQLEDHPNCHDNLNRALDTYSLGHLSVPDPINWFMNNVLDEEGDYMIAEPLSKPGDFVRLKALEDVVIACSTCSQDMAPVNGFSVTSLKLQVLNKMR, encoded by the coding sequence ATGCCGATCGATCACAAATACCGTATTAAAGAAGAAATTATTATTCCGCCGTATGAAGCAAGAAGCATGCTTGTAAAAGCAGGGGAAGAACTCGTGATTATTGACATGGAAGGAAAACAGGTCGGTGACTTTGTCTGTTTTTCTCTCAATGATCATAACGAACATGTCTCACCCGTCCACATGAGGGCGAGCTTAAGCAGCATCCGCCTGAAAGAAGGAGATTTTCTTTATAGCAACCGGCGCCGGCCGCTCATGCAGCTTTTGCAGGACACGGTAGGAAAGCACGATTTCTTTTTTCCGGCATGCGATTATTACCGATATAAAGTAGATTTCCAGCTTGAAGATCATCCGAACTGCCATGATAATCTTAATAGAGCATTAGATACCTATTCTTTAGGTCATCTGTCTGTACCGGATCCAATCAACTGGTTCATGAACAATGTGCTTGATGAAGAAGGCGACTATATGATTGCAGAGCCGCTGTCGAAGCCGGGGGATTTCGTTCGTTTAAAGGCGCTGGAGGATGTGGTGATCGCCTGTTCCACGTGTTCGCAGGACATGGCACCCGTAAACGGCTTTTCGGTTACTTCTTTAAAGCTGCAAGTTTTAAATAAAATGCGCTGA